In the genome of Cryptomeria japonica chromosome 8, Sugi_1.0, whole genome shotgun sequence, one region contains:
- the LOC131044792 gene encoding (+)-neomenthol dehydrogenase, translating into MICDDECECRWWTRETVAVVTGANKGIGFEIVRQLAENGLTVVLTSRDLSRGLRATKTLHDEGFNNVVFHELEIQNLQSVSEFAMWLKENYGGLDILVNNAGIFGTTIDKEAAIQAACVSRMQYDLMSDPAFSQAFKTNYEMSKKCIEINYYGTKRITEALLPLIRPEGRIVNVSSEAGLLKMLKNDSLQTELSNISKITEGLIDKMLEMFLHDMKSGNLEGKGWPFFTPHYSLSKIALNAYSRMLAQKLSERRIYVNNVHPGDVQTDMTDYLGSLTPSQGAHSCVMLALLPPGGPSGHFFFMKEAHSF; encoded by the exons ATGATTTGTGATGATGAATGTGAGTGCAGGTGGTGGACTAGGGAGACTGTGGCTGTGGTCACAGGGGCAAACAAAGGCATAGGTTTTGAAATTGTACGTCAGTTGGCAGAAAATGGTTTAACTGTTGTTCTCACTTCAAGAGACCTCAGTAGAGGATTGAGAGCCACCAAAACCCTTCATGATGAGGGTTTCAATAATGTTGTATTCCATGAGCTGGAAATACAGAACTTGCAGAGCGTTTCAGAGTTTGCAATGTGGTTGAAGGAGAATTATGGTGGTCTGGACATCTTG GTCAACAACGCTGGGATCTTTGGTACCACCATTGATAAGGAAGCTGCAATTCAAGCTGCCTGTGTCTCACGAATGCAATATGATTTGATG AGCGATCCAGCTTTTTCCCAAGCATTCAAGACAAACTACGAGATGTCCAAGAAATGCATAGAAATAAACTACTATGGCACTAAAAGAATCACAGAAGCATTACTGCCCCTGATCAGACCAGAAGGTAGAATTGTGAACGTTTCCTCAGAGGCCGGATTGCTAAAG ATGCTGAAGAATGATTCCCTTCAAACCGAACTTTCAAACATTTCAAAAATAACAGAGGGATTAATTGACAAGATGCTTGAAATGTTTCTACATGATATGAAAAGTGGTAATTTGGAAGGAAAAGGTTGGCCATTTTTTACACCTCATTACTCTCTGTCAAAGATTGCTTTGAATGCTTATTCTCGCATGCTTGCTCAGAAATTATCAGAAAGAAGAATATATGTGAATAATGTACATCCAGGAGATGTTCAAACTGACATGACTGATTACTTGGGAAGTTTAACTCCCTCTCAAGGAGCCCACAGTTGTGTAATGCTAGCTCTGTTACCTCCTGGTGGGCCTTCTGGACACTTCTTTTTCATGAAAGAAGCCCATTCTTTCtga